The following are encoded together in the Salvia hispanica cultivar TCC Black 2014 chromosome 6, UniMelb_Shisp_WGS_1.0, whole genome shotgun sequence genome:
- the LOC125194276 gene encoding uncharacterized protein LOC125194276 isoform X3 — protein sequence MDYNDNDYEGQNLDLAGEESSKISVLRPFALPKFDFDDSLHGHLRFDSLVENEVFLGIPSQEDNHWIEDFSRGGNGIEFSSSATESCALRRHINVWSEATSSESVEMLLKAVGQEEMVHGEKMIEESDPGDQLGSSTSVVENDSRDACKVDDVNDGIPSLPPAEVVEFSFSSNQSSGVEINQTECTLQVQETNLSSYAVGIDNKDSSLTVAENMSIAVKRADNNQGETCGLVDESLPHQMQEDLPVHGKEIDNSNSSSMNFDVNAREYVEQDKTSSANFNSSCTAKSTFNPVEEQDIGCNETETRLSGIFLEIEHIENQCSRETTSGAQSQKQEHGVDTCIASMLEVSKGHTIDDSASKDNVSGPETKQLSESCILLHERSSIVIPEEGIQDLGIGDNDAATPAFNGGNDLKQGTVIQSSERHKTLVGKEDVSAESNSSPEAPSTAYEPTILHDVLDNPSEKDNDHKTDDTVGESGKSIGSIVSRECSEKSVNDGMEDSQNIPAPPKEEEDSVNPPLQGESIWTSNKDIVSMQIDAHESAVNGSAHEEESEKLPLDSNEMVLDDVEKEVGSSCPAEAVEVQKPTGSKPDSPIGNDPALNSEVEGKNLTASPAEGDQFAYSRKHIPPLSDMEHKDQSRETESVALKQPSHSDPKEALDKNELFPAAEIDNDTIAASVTGEIKTSHQSVSLLEISSDNIPDEASKELNKLMDDPANALVAQNDGIEAAPSKEQMIAESERYITDNSSKLSVTSSTVEIDISNKDDVPAPGASCTDLSQIEVNEHASPQKINVENSSKLSNRSQTSGVNEPCKEDETFTFDTRPLESRPTEDAGRSMQSFPAVQACKMPTGEGLPEAAVCSQTNPIVVKETSHVGSSTPGVCPPSGGVGATSERKSRRGGSRSGKGSLKKGNLAKETSALKQTEKGEKSSPFMSPSAAGKLMVFESGVKPRGHVTIPTSSMPDLNTSAPSSSFFQQPFTDLQQVQLRAQIFVYGSLIQGAAPDEACMVSAFDGGRSSWERSWRACVERFHGQKSQGNNTGTPVPSRSVKDVGAKSPDQNNKQGFPQSDVLSSTAARPSIKAIPSPVHSAIPLSSPLWNVSTPSGEALPPGSMSRSAVIDYQAVSPLNPYQTPPLRNYVAHSTWPAQAPPAPFPVPWLASSQSSPFEISTSYPAFQSTEPVKLTAVKESPLPITSGLKHGAPIPTTNTGATAVLVGASPLDLKKVKASSGQTSETKTRKRKKSSGSEDVVQVTATAPLSDAVSAHSVPSQISNKAPTVEDLSRVSFISQNQVGLLPRPVVGSYYSTSVAVSTPSSFAPKGPPSNQAFPVATPSVSSGHFSKGDINMDKRAFSTEGFSKVEEAKLQAQEAAAHAATAITHCDGVWSQLELQKSSGLTSDAESKLVSAAAAIAAAASVAKAAAAAAKIAADAAVQAKQMADEVLTKSGTSTSSEYNSSLYNSINLVNQSPTSISKGGDRNNTPSLMISAAREAARKRIEAASAATRHAENLDAILKAAELAAEAVAHAGKVVAMGDPFSLTALAEAGPSNYWKAPQVVGITGSKSNDLNNGKSISTNAAEVPGVNSQQKEPEKDVWGTSHNMSATERESSKDASDRVTLAANIKPHDDRTLLDSANTMFVVRDPDIESRSNISSTSMREGSVVEVLKDRGDSTKAWFSARILSLKDVQALVCYDTLQSDEGSEQLKEWIMIEAKDGHAPKIRVPHVMTSVHLEGTRKRRRSAVKNYTWSVGDQVDVWLQDCWREGIIAEKNKRDATSFSVHFPAQGETLPVKLWHLRPSLVWSEGEWTEWHKAERDDTQKGDTPAEKRPKLGSTSIEAKGKAKMVKNIDFAEVGGNEEPKLPLSANEKVFTIGSTKEENKLNMARTMKSGLEKEGSKVVFGVPKPGKKRKFMEVSKHYVSDRISKTNVPNDSAKLSKFLMPQGSGSRGFKGTSKEKQVADSKIRPPKSGKPPSVPSRTLARRDDSTSTRSNARTTSSDHISKESMSNDENESSEQNLAEVDEATQGAMVFSSQAPSEENRKKAVRNTKSERLNQGKLAPASRKLAKDEATEKLISEASEPRRSNRRIQPTSRLLEGLQSSLIISKIPSSSHDKGYRSHTKGTVRGNNNRG from the exons ATGGACTATAATGACAATGACTATGAAGGCCAGAATCTTGACTTAGCTGGTGAAGAGAGCTCTAAAATTTCTGTTTTGAGACCCTTTGCTCTACCaaagtttgattttgatgacaGTCTTCACGGGCATTTGAGATTTGACAGTTTAGTTGAAAACGAAGTTTTTCTTGGTATTCCAAGTCAGGAAGACAACCATTGGATAGAAGATTTCTCTCGGGGAGGTAATGGAATAGAGTTCAGCTCCAGTGCAACAGAATCTTGTGCTTTGCGGAGGCATATCAATGTCTGGTCTGAGGCAACATCATCTGAATCTGTTGAAATGTTGTTAAAGGCAGTTGGACAGGAAGAAATGGTACATGGTGAAAAGATGATTGAGGAATCAGATCCAGGTGATCAGCTGGGTAGCTCAACAAGTGTAGTAGAGAACGATTCGAGGGATGCTTGTAAAGTTGATGATGTCAATGATGGGATTCCTTCATTACCCCCAGCTGAAGttgttgaattttcttttagttCAAATCAATCTTCAGGAGTTGAAATCAATCAGACTGAATGTACTTTACAGGTCCAGGAGACAAATCTTTCCTCTTATGCAGTAGGTATTGATAACAAAGATAGTAGTTTAACTGTGGCAGAAAACATGAGCATTGCAGTGAAGAGGGCTGACAATAATCAAGGGGAAACTTGTGGTTTGGTGGATGAGTCTCTGCCCCATCAAATGCAAGAAGACCTACCAGTTCACGGAAAAGAGATTGACAATTCTAATAGCTCTTCTATGAATTTTGATGTTAATGCTAGGGAATATGTGGAACAGGATAAGACTAGCAGTGCCAATTTTAATTCAAGTTGTACAGCAAAAAGTACTTTTAATCCCGTCGAGGAGCAAGACATAGGATGCAATGAAACTGAAACAAGATTGAGTGGTATTTTTCTGGAAATCGAGCATATTGAGAATCAGTGTTCTCGTGAAACCACTTCAGGTGCACAGTCCCAGAAACAAGAGCATGGAGTTGATACTTGCATTGCTAGTATGTTGGAAGTATCCAAAGGGCATACAATAGACGACTCAGCATCCAAAGATAATGTCTCAGGCCCAGAGACTAAGCAGCTGTCTGAAAGTTGTATCTTGTTACATGAGAGGTCATCTATAGTGATTCCGGAAGAAGGAATTCAGGATCTTGGTATAGGAGACAATGATGCTGCCACCCCGGCATTTAATGGCGGTAATGATCTGAAGCAGGGTACTGTTATTCAATCATCAGAAAGACACAAAACTCTTGTTGGAAAGGAAGATGTCTCTGCTGAAAGTAACAGCTCTCCTGAGGCTCCATCTACTGCATATGAGCCCACTATATTACATGACGTACTAGATAATCCTTCTGAGAAAGACAATGACCACAAAACTGATGATACAGTAGGTGAATCTGGTAAATCAATAGGTTCAATAGTTTCTAGAGAATGTTCTGAGAAATCAGTCAATGATGGTATGGAAGATTCTCAAAACATTCCTGCACCACCAAAAGAGGAAGAGGATAGTGTGAACCCTCCATTACAGGGTGAGAGCATATGGACATCCAATAAAGATATTGTCTCTATGCAGATTGATGCTCATGAAAGTGCTGTAAATGGTTCTGCCCATGAGGAAGAAAGTGAAAAGTTGCCTCTTGATTCAAATGAAATGGTCCTTGATGATGTTGAAAAAGAAGTTGGATCCAGTTGTCCTGCAGAGGCAGTTGAAGTCCAGAAACCTACTGGATCAAAACCTGATAGTCCTATTGGGAATGATCCAG CATTGAATTCTGAAGTTGAAGGTAAAAACTTGACAGCATCACCTGCTGAAGGAGATCAGTTTGCTTACTCTCGCAAGCATATCCCACCACTATCTGATATGGAGCACAAGGATCAAAGTAGAGAAACCGAGTCTGTAGCTCTTAAACAACCAAGTCATTCAGATCCAAAGGAGGCACTAGATAAGAATGAGCTTTTCCCTGCTGCTGAAATTGATAACGATACAATTGCTGCTTCTGTAACAGGAGAAATAAAGACAAGCCATCAATCTGTTTCCCTCTTAGAGATTTCCAGTGACAACATTCCTGATGAAGCCTCCAAGGAGttaaataaactaatggatGATCCTGCCAATGCTTTAGTAGCTCAAAATGATGGAATTGAAGCCGCACCTTCTAAAGAACAAATGATAGCAGAATCAGAAAGATACATCACAGATAATTCTTCAAAATTGTCAG TAACCAGCAGTACTGTAGAAATTGATATATCTAACAAGGATGATGTCCCTGCTCCCGGTGCTAGCTGTACTGACCTTTCACAAATTGAAGTAAACGAGCATGCTTCTCCTCAGAAGATCAATGTTGAAAATTCTAGCAAATTGTCAAATAGATCTCAGACTTCAGGAGTTAACGAGCCGTGCAAAGAAGATGAGACCTTTACTTTCGACACCAGGCCTTTGGAAAGTCGACCTACTGAAGATGCTGGCAGGAGTATGCAATCATTTCCGGCAGTACAAGCTTGTAAAATGCCG ACTGGCGAAGGATTGCCTGAAGCTGCTGTTTGCAGCCAAACGAATCCAATCGTTGTGAAGGAAACTTCTCATGTTGGGTCTTCAACACCTGGTGTTTGCCCTCCATCTGGAGGTGTTGGAGCTACCTCTGAGCGTAAATCAAGACGTGGAGGCAGTAGATCTGGAAAGGGAAGTTTAAAAAAGGGAAATCTAGCAAAAGAAACATCTGCTCTGAAGCAGACTGAAAAAGGGGAGAAATCATCTCCGTTTATGAGTCCATCAGCAGCTGGTAAACTCATGGTGTTTGAAAGTGGTGTGAAGCCGAGAGGGCATGTTACAATTCCTACATCAAGCATGCCTGATCTTAACACCTCTGCTCCATCATCTTCGTTCTTTCAGCAGCCTTTTACAGATTTGCAACAAGTGCAACTTCGAGCACAAATCTTTGTTTACGGATCTCTTAT TCAAGGAGCAGCACCTGATGAAGCTTGTATGGTTTCAGCCTTTG ATGGAGGTAGGAGCTCTTGGGAGCGGTCTTGGCGTGCGTGTGTAGAAAGATTTCATGGTCAAAAATCCCAAGGAAATAATACTGGAACCCCTGTACCCTCGCGTTCTG TTAAAGATGTAGGTGCTAAATCTCCagatcaaaataataaacaagGTTTCCCTCAAAGTGATGTTCTTTCCTCAACAGCTGCTCGGCCAAGTATCAAAGCTATCCCTTCTCCAGTTCACTCAGCGATTCCTCTCTCGTCTCCCTTGTGGAATGTATCTACTCCATCCGGGGAAGCTCTGCCTCCAGGTAGCATGTCTAGAAGTGCTGTGATTGATTATCAGGCTGTTTCTCCTTTGAATCCTTACCAGACACCACCTTTGCGGAATTATGTTGCGCATTCTACTTGGCCAGCGCAAGCCCCTCCTGCTCCCTTCCCTGTGCCGTGGCTTGCTTCTTCACAAAGTTCTCCTTTTGAAATCAGTACTAGCTATCCTGCATTCCAAAGTACGGAACCAGTAAAACTGACAGCAGTTAAAGAATCACCTTTGCCTATTACCTCTGGCCTGAAGCATGGTGCCCCTATTCCTACAACTAATACTGGAGCAACCGCTGTGTTAGTTGGGGCTTCTCCACTTGACTTGAAAAAGGTTAAAGCATCATCTGGACAGACTTCTGAGACGAAAACTAGAAAGAGGAAGAAGTCTTCTGGTTCCGAGGATGTTGTACAGGTTACTGCCACTGCTCCTCTATCAGATGCTGTCTCTGCTCATTCAGTACCTAGCCAAATATCTAACAAGGCTCCTACAGTCGAAGATCTTAGTCGGGTATCTTTTATATCTCAGAATCAAGTAGGATTATTGCCGAGACCTGTTGTTGGGAGTTATTATTCTACATCTGTGGCCGTCTCAACACCTTCAAGCTTTGCGCCTAAAGGCCCTCCCTCCAACCAGGCTTTTCCTGTGGCAACACCTTCAGTTTCAAGTGGTCATTTCAGTAAAGGCGATATAAATATGGATAAGAGGGCTTTCAGTACTGAGGGTTTTAGCAAAGTTGAGGAGGCTAAGTTGCAAGCGCAGGAGGCTGCTGCTCATGCTGCTACTGCCATAACTCATTGTGATGGTGTTTGGAGCCAGTTGGAACTGCAAAAAAGTTCCGGCTTGACATCAGATGCTGAGTCTAAATTGGTgtctgctgctgctgctatAGCAGCTGCTGCGTCTGTTGCAAAGGCAGCAGCTGCAGCTGCTAAGATTGCAGCAGATGCTGCAGTGCAAGCAAAGCAAATGGCTGATGAAGTATTGACCAAGTCTGGAACGTCCACTTCCTCTGAGTATAATTCTTCACTATataattccataaatttggtaaatcaATCACCTACATCTATTTCAAAGGGTGGGGATCGAAATAATACTCCCAGTTTAATGATATCTGCTGCTAGAGAAGCTGCTAGGAAGAGAATTGAGGCTGCTTCAGCTGCAACCAGGCATGCAGAGAATCTTGATGCCATTCTCAAGGCAGCTGAATTGGCTGCAGAAGCTGTTGCACATGCTGGAAAAGTTGTTGCCATGGGTGATCCTTTCTCTTTGACTGCTCTAGCAGAGGCAGGGCCAAGCAATTATTGGAAAGCCCCACAGGTGGTTGGTATCACTGGTTCTAAATCAAATGACTTGAATAATGGTAAATCTATTAGTACAAATGCTGCGGAAGTGCCCGGTGTTAATAGTCAACAGAAAGAACCTGAGAAGGATGTGTGGGGAACAAGTCATAATATGTCTGCTACTGAAAGAGAGTCATCAAAAGACGCTAGTGATCGTGTCACACTGGCTGCAAATATTAAACCCCACGATGACAGAACATTATTAGACTCAGCAAATACTATGTTTGTTGTTCGCGATCCAGATATCGAGTCAAGATCAAACATTTCATCCACAAGCATGAGAGAGGGTTCTGTTGTTGAG GTTCTTAAAGATCGTGGTGATTCAACGAAGGCCTGGTTCTCCGCCCGTATACTGAGTTTGAAGGATGTTCAAGCGCTTGTTTGTTATGATACACTACAATCAGATGAAG gaTCTGAGCAACTCAAGGAGTGGATAATGATAGAAGCTAAAGATGGTCATGCTCCTAAAATACGTGTTCCTCATGTTATGACTAGTGTGCATCTTGAAGGAACAAGGAAGAGGCGCCGTTCTGCTGTAAAAAACTACACCTGGTCTGTTGGAGACCAAGTTGACGTTTGGTTGCAAGATTG CTGGCGTGAAGGCATTATCGCAGAAAAGAACAAGAGAGATGCGACTTCATTCAGTGTCCATTTTCCAG CTCAAGGAGAGACATTACCGGTCAAATTGTGGCATCTTCGACCATCTTTAGTTTGGAGTGAAGGCGAATGGACTGAATGGCACAAAGCAGAGCGTGATGACACTCAAAAG GGAGATACACCAGCTGAGAAGCGACCAAAGCTGGGAAGCACCAGTATTGAGGCGAAAGGGAAAGCTAAGATGGTTAAAAACATTGATTTTGCAGAAGTTGGGGGAAATGAAGAACCGAAATTGCCGTTGTCTGCTAATGAAAAGGTTTTTACTATTGGTAGTACAAAGGAGGAGAACAAATTGAACATGGCTCGGACAATGAAGTCTGGTTTGGAGAAAGAAGGATCCAAAGTTGTATTTGGTGTCCCTAAGCCTgggaagaagagaaaattCATGGAAGTAAGCAAGCATTATGTTTCTGATAGAATCTCCAAGACTAATGTGCCTAATGATTCGGCGAAGTTATCCAAGTTTCTGATGCCTCAAGGATCAGGGTCTCGGGGATTCAAAGGTACTTCCAAGGAAAAACAAGTAGCTGATTCTAAAATAAGACCACCTAAGTCTGGGAAACCACCAAGTGTGCCAAGTAGAACTTTAGCACGAAGAGATGACTCTACCTCTACACGATCTAATGCACGTACTACATCATCAGATCATATATCAAAAGAGTCTATGAGTAATGATGAGAATGAATCATCTGAACAAAACCTTGCTGAAGTTGATGAGGCCACACAAGGTGCTATGGTATTCTCTTCTCAAGCTCCTTCTGAAGAAAACCGTAAGAAAGCAGTGAGGAATACTAAATCTGAACGTCTCAACCAAGGGAAACTTGCTCCTGCTAGCAGGAAATTAGCAAAAGATGAAGCAACTGAAAAGTTAATATCGGAAGCCTCTGAACCCCGCCGATCAAATCGCCGAATTCAGCCAACATCACGG CTGTTGGAAGGCTTGCAAAGTTCGCTGATAATCTCAAAAATACCATCGTCTTCACATGACAAGGGGTATAGGAGTCACACCAAAGGCACAGTCAGGG GGAATAACAATCGTGGCTGA